ATTATACTGAAATTTTGCagttccttaaaaaaaaaaaaggaagatgatTATGATTAGGAATGGTTGAAAGGGGATTGTCCCACAGTAACAAAGACATGAATGGTTGCCCAATTTATCTAAGTCAAAGTGACTATTTAAGGGTAGGAGTGATGTGGAGAAATGAAAGGAGCTATAAATATAATTACACGTGTGCTTGTCACAGGTAGATTTGAAATAGACACCTCTATAATCATTGATGAATGGCAGGAAGAATTTCCATCAAATCTCTCAATCACCATAACCTTTCACAACTTAATGGGGTTTTATAAAATCTTTCAAGAACACTAAAATTTTGCTTTCTTGAAACTAAATTTAGGGTTAACACTTGTATGATACGTGttaattaaatattgttttagggcatcaaatcaaatcaatctaTTTTTGTGTTTGAAAAATTTAAATGGGATGATCCTCTTTAATTGTGTTGGGTTGACTTTGGTAGTGGAGATGGAAATATGATCTTGAAGATCAGTAGGGGAAAAGACAAACCAAAATcttttttaatcatatttaatgttgaaattttattaaaaaggaTAATTAAAAGTGAGGGATTGAGAGATATTTTCAAAGGTAATGCATTCATGAAAACAGGAATGTGATAATGTTGCCTAAGTTAGAAAGGAGATGATAGAGTTTTGGTAATTATATATTGAAGGATTAAAAACCATACATACTTGCCATTTGATTTTCGATTTATAAGTATAAATCAATATTTTAGTATGATTTTCCATGTCATTAGaaattttttaagataaatttcTCGTTATTAATTGATTCATTATTTcatgtatataaatttatataaaataattgatttatataatgattttatgaaatttcaTAGCGctctaattgaattgaatcgatttgaattttaataaattcatactcgattaaaaaataaatttaaaaatttaaattcgaactcaaattttatttatatgctTGATCtcgatttataaaataaatattaagctCGAATTCGGTTAGAATTTAATTCGTAATAAACTCATGTATCACATTAATGAGTCAACTTAAACTCCattcaaaaattttgaatttgagtttgattatattataaataagtttaatataatttaaattcatttaaaatataaataaatttaaattaaaaataaaatttaaattataaaatcattgaaaaatttttaaattaaaattttttatttaattgaaatttcttaaaactcaaaactaataTCCTTTTATTGAgaattcataatttttcatatctCTTCACTTTTCAACATGCGATTGGTGCGAGTATGTTTATGAGCTTGTTCGCGAGTTTGCTTATGAGTTAGCTCGCGAAtttgttcataaatttaaaaatgagtCGAATTTGCGAATTTAAACGAGTCGAACTTACGAGTCTAAACGGGCCGAATACTGCTAAATTCAAATTCaactcgtttattaaacgagtcTAAAATGTAAATTCGAATTCGGTTCGTTTTCTAAACAAATCAAACtcgattaaatttttatcaaatcgAGTTTCAAATAATTCACGAATAGTTTAATTTGTTTCCACCTCTACAAATTCCCTCTCACTAGGACGTATTATTGGTTGAATTAAAATCATTTATgcttttgaaataatttatttaaaaaaaattgataaaattatgtatgattgaaatttcttttaaaatattaatttttttaaaattaaaaatataaatgagaattaataaaaaaattaattaaattgaatttttataaaaaaatttattttccaaTAAAGATTTAGGGATAacttataatttattagtttttatttctCTTGAGCCCTTCTCctcatttgttaaaaaaataatttatagtatGTATAATTGttgagatttaaaaaatttacaatttagttcctatttgatattaaataatttaatttttaaaattttattttattaaatttatcattaattaattattaattaaaaaataaattaaaattaaaaaattaatttattgtaaatattaaaatcataaagattaaattgttataagttattaaaattaaaaaaaattgaatcgttATAAATTgtgaaatctaaaaaataaaaattataaatttaataaaaaatatttattaataaaataaaattttatgaactAAATTATATGAACTAAAccatatgttttattaaatattcGAACTAAgattataaattacttttaaaaaaataaaataaaattcacggAACGTAGAAGTTATGTCAAGATTGATAAGCGTGCGACGCACCCTAGCGTTTCTTTACAGAATTTAAAAACAATatggtatttttctttttctccatcAAAAACATTTGTGTTATACGACAAAACAAAAGAATCTTTGGGTTTGAAAGGCTTGAAATAACAGTTTAAGACCGTTCCAGGGATTTCCACGTGAGCGTGTTCCAGCTGGAAAAGGACCCCACTATGATAGTATCCAAGTGGCATTCTGTAGCTACCCAAAAGTCAAGTTCTCTTTTATTCATTACTGGAGCTGTGACGCCAGCAAAACCTGAACCGCGTGTCTCATTAGCGCGGGAATCGATGGTAGGACCCAATTCATTACGTGTCAACCGTTAAAAAGGCCTAACTCTCTCCGGAACCTGATCTCATCATTTGTGGGGCCACAGATACATACAACTACGCAACAACATCGTTAAGGTTAACCAGGTGGGACCCTTTCTAAGTAGGTTCGTATACGGGATATTCCTTACTTGGCTTAAGTACCCCAAAAAATACTGATAATATCTAAATTAAATActactaattaaaatttaaatattattacaagTATTTCCTATTTTAGTACAGTTGGAGGTTTAAATATCACATGCACAACCACTATGTATGGATTTTCgttctataaataaattaaaaattaaaaatacaaactatatttatatttataaatttaatttaataataaatatatttgaatataaacaaaaatattttaaattctatcattttaattttcatttaaaaaacatAGATAAATtggagatgaaaaattatttatttcatgtatataattattttgtaatgGATTAAATCGTGTAGGACTCATATTATTGTATGGTTGGCCGATTTTATCATGTGCCAGATTTTGAATCACCACattatacatttatttttttttatcattacagGCTTACAGCTCGAAAACGGAATGCATGCATCATCAAATGAACGAACGGACAAAAACGAAAGAAAGATTGAAGGGAGAGAATTGATttatacaaataattaatattatattttttatattgggatcacaaatatatacatatataagagTATCCAATACCGTATACTACTACGAATTAATTGGTTATGGATATGCGtataatacttaaaaacatgcaaaatATACGTATTGAATGATGGTATATTGAATACGCCACATTAACTAAGTTGCTTTAGTTGGCAATCAAATTTAATtgctaaaatacaaaaataatgaaaaaattaacaaaatttaaaatctcaattAAAATTGATAGTATATTAAAaggcattaatttttttttcaatgggcTTTTGAGTAATTATAGTACGAgtgtatataaatattatttgcgACAGAATTGTGGAGGAAATACTGAAATTAATGTGAATTTGAAAAtccaaaagtaatttttttattaaaaaaaaaaattcatgtaaTCTGAATGATGTAAGCACTAATTAAATCCATAGGTCACattgtaatatatttaaaatgaaaatacaaAATAAGATCAATTAGCCACCAACTAAATCTCATAGATGACGAATTTCTGGCTTCTGCATATAAGCAATTCGATGATAATTAATACAAAAGCAGCCCCTAACAcaaatttatattcaaattaaaacAGTTAAAAAGGATTTCATATTGTAATTTCTTGCAAATTCTACATATAATATCATAATTTTGCTTCTTCTCCATTAATTAGATTCAACAAATCTATACACAGACTAACCACttcttttcaaaataataataccaGTAATTCAAAttacttttcttcttcttcttcaagctCACTTTGTAATTATTGGCCACTTGTTTTCAATAATTCCAAAGACAATCAAGATCCACTGGCCCAGCTGAGGTAGAGGGGGCTTCTTGATCATCAAATCCTCTCTTTCCCATTTCAAGATTGGAAATGACAGAAGAGATTTCAGTGTTCATATCAGTGGTTAGGCCTGTTTCTTGCGAGGCACTTACCATCTCCCTCTCTGTTTTGAAACTCTGCTTCAAGTTTGATCCTTGGTTCTCAATCAGAGCCCTTAATATTGAGTGGTCTTGCATTAAAACAGAACCTGGGTACTGCAAATTTGCTGAGAATGGAACCGTTTGAGAAGAGTAAAACGAATTCGGAAGTGGAATTCGTGGATAAATATCCGCAGGATTAGAAGAAACTGCAAAAAGATTGTTGTTGAGACAATCAATGGACTGTTGCTGGTTTCTCTGAACATCAATGGGATTGGAGAAGCAGGGCACGTAGGCAGATTCAGCAAAAGGTTTAGTCTTGCCACTAAAAGGGGAAGAATCCATTAACGGAGGTAAACCAGAAGGACCCAATTCATTGCCGAATGAGCCTAATCTCACTAGTCCTGAAATATGGGTTTTCTTCCCACCAGAACTCTTTTGAAACACCCTGCAAATCACCCATTCATTCTACAAAACAAGGAGGAAAAACATCCATTAGAGCTTCAGAAAACAAAAACGAGATGACAAAAacagtttaaaattaaagtagatATGCGAACCTTGGCTGTTTTGGGGAGGTTGTGGACAGAGAATTTGCCCTCCAGTCTGTATTCATGCATGACCCAATTGGTTTTCTCTCCTTTAGGAGCTCTACCCTTGTAGAAAACAAGAGTCTTTTTCATTCCAACCAGGGATTTTCCTCTGTAGATCTCCTTATCTTTCCCTGTGGCTTTCCAGTAACCAGCTTCAGTTGCCCTGTTTGTCCTCAGACCAGTTGGGTACTTTCTATCTCTCACACAGAAAAAGTACCACtctttctctcccattttcgcTTTCCCTTTATACAAACAAaatcaaacaaataaataaacaaattacACTCTTTTCGCATAACGCAGAGAAACTGAAAGAAATTCAGTTATCAAAGGAACTTACAAGGCAATTCCCAGGGTTCAGACTTGTTCAAATCCACATCTCCAATAGCTCTAGAAGAGAAGTCGATATCAAGAACCTTCTTGTACAGGTAGTGAGAAATAAGCTCTTCATCAGTTGGGTGGAAGCGGAAACCAGGGGGCAAATCCATCTGATCATCTTCCTTAACCAGTCCAGAAAGGTTTTCCATTTGCTTGAGAAAGCTAAAAACCCTATCGTTTTCTCTTGTTTACAAATGCAAAATCTTTATATTTCACAAATCCCAAAACCAAGCTCAACTCTTAAGACGAAGACCCTTATGCGACCTCTATATATCGAGTGGATATTGACCAAACAGCTCTCTATGTCTCCATGTTCAAGGAACCTTGTAAAGCAAAACAAAAGTCGTGAGAACTTTCAAACGGGAAGTGAACTAATATAAGATAGCCAAAAAAAAGCCGAATTTACAGCTAAAGAAAGTTAAGAAGAAAGGTAAAAATAGAGTGAGAAAAAGGAAGGGAAGCCATGAAActtgaaaaacaaataaaaagaagaagaagaagaagaagtagaaaCCTGAAAGATGAAGAGATGTAATTAGAAAGGCAGTATGGAGGAACAGAAGTCCCTAAATACTGGTGGCTTTGGCGAGGAAGAAACGTGGTATGTAAGGCAACTTTGGTAGGTTATTTGAGCTTTCTCTCTGCCCTTTATAATTAACTTTTAGTGGTGTAGCAATGATAATTTCTTTCTCATTTGACCAGAAACAACTCATCTCAGTTTCATCTTTCATGCATGTATATctcataattatttattaagttaattaataacctcatttatttatttttaaaatagaattatCATGAAGATAAGACAAAGCAATGAGCTTTAGTTGTGTTTTCATTGGTTGTTTCATCTGCAGATAATGAGCTGGGAAAGGGCAAAAATGCCTGCATATATTTTTGTAAAGATTTGAGATGCTtatgagagaaaaataaaacaaaaaaagaaactaaAAATGGGTGATAAATGAGAACAACCTATGTGAATGCATGCAAGTCATTACAGAAGCGGCCGTTTCTAGCTCTCCAATGCTTCTGCTTTTGTAAAATGACTTATATACCCCTCCCTAAttgccttctttttttttccccccTTATTTGCCATCTTGTTTTAAATAATAGTGAAACTGACATTTGCATAGAATTTCAAAAAAGTGAGATTTTGTGGCACCAAACCAAAATAAAATtccatttataaataaataaagaaataaatccATAGGATCTATTTTTCCAAAACAAGGGTTTTTTGAAACTTGTATTAATTAGATACAGATTAATTTAGAATGTTTTAAATTAGTGGGTTTTAACAATATAAATCCAAATTAACCAAATATTAATTCACTTGCTTTTTGTTATAACCATATATCTTTTTGGAGGAGGCTTAATTAATTGAGATTTTTCAGTTTCTTATGAGGGTGATGTGCAAAGGAGAGAAAGTGCTCAGTAGCATTTATGTTGATTAGgtgaaagaaagaaattgatttaTAATCCCTATTTAATTACTTATGCACTGCATTAAAAACGTGAAGAAGAATATTTCCTTCATCAGCTCTCATATAATTAACGGaaattcaaattgaaaattgcAATTATTCTGATTTATAAAactaaatcaaaaattaaaaagtaggaAAAAGGTcagatatttttctaattttcctATAACATCACTAATCCAACGGGCAACTTTACAGGTGTTAGTACAGATGGAAAATACATTTCAACAAGAAATAATCCAAAGAAAccaaaattaaaagaaagaaaaatcgaGTAAAGAAGCCTTTCTGAAAGCAAACCGTTTGACGATATCTTGAAAAAGCCGTGGGACCCTTCCACTTCATGGGGGCAAAATGGTATTTCCATTCCACATTTAATTATTGAAATAGCTAAATAGAGAATGACCCTACCCATTAACAAACTATAATGACTAAAGTAGCCTTTCCGTTTCTGGCAACTTACCCAATTGCAGCCTAACGCGTGTCGACTTCTGCTTCCATGAGGAATTTCATTCGTCTCGGTAACCTGACAAATTTGTCAACGTCCATATCTGCCACGTAAGCATCCTAAAGAAAAAAACAGGCCAAAAAAGATCGAAGAAATTGTGAAATTTTGACACCGCGATGCATGGCCACACCACACTCTATCACAAGCTAACCTCGGGATGCCACTTGGCTACAAACAATTGGACTGTTTAGAATGCTAACCACGCTTGAttaacttaatttaatttagtttaacttAAACCCAAGAGTTGACTAGCAACCTAATGTAAGGCTGAGCTGGCATTTGTGGGCCCTGTTTCATTTGTACCGACATGTGGGCATGAAGAGGACATGCAGGTGGCGAACTGTGATTGGCAGAGAAGCCCGGGAACTTTGGGATTAGATCGTTTGGAATTAAGCAAAGGTCATTCAGTTTGACTAGCTACAGAGATTTGGGTTTAAGACTTGAAAATCTTAATCAGCAGTACATTTTAAGTCGAAATTAATGCTTCACCATTCCATTACCTAACTTTGAGATGAATCACTGATCAGAGTGAAAGCCAGCAATGCAAACGGCAAGTTTCATTTGAATTGCTAAAAGGTACCAAGTTTGAATATAGAGATCTTACATAGATTTAATTTACCGAATATTTATTATAGGGATAGAATTTCAGGCGATCTGCAGTTAAATTATGATAATTGTTAGATTTATTATATGGAAAATAAAATTGGActctgaataaaaatataagtttaGAGTCCATAGATTCTTTAAAGCAGACAGACTTGTGACTAAAGTAGGTATAATTGATTATACGTGCGAGTCTATTAGAGGATAGTCTAGCCTAATGATGTGACGAGAAATAGAAGAGTAGGTTTAGTCACTTCGCAGTCTTATTAACATGCATACCGAGAGAATTAAATAACCGTCTGACAGAAAAAAATATGCTGGTATATCCATATATATGAGTTTGAATAACATGACAGATAATGACAGATAGTATTATAATAGAACGACGATTAtactatataataaaaataaaaaaataaaaaagagaaatataatatttactgTAAACTCTATTTCCTGAATAGTTACAACATTAAAACttaatatgaataaaatataataaattatatttaaaatatttaaaactcttatctatattattaatttttgttttggaataaaaatttttttaaaaatttaatttgattgatttttttattaattttatggtgattaaataatttaagtgaAGTTTGgaatgaaattattttattatgataatattGATTTTGAACAGCGACTGAAAACCtaaaacatatttaatttaGTAATGACGCAGTTGTTCAGGTGTCTATATTTCTTTTtggttttttctttcattctatTTTTAACAGTAAAATCAAAATGGTGTCCTACCAAAACCTTCCCAACTGGCTGCTGGCTATACAATGCAATTCAatcattatattatatataatgtgtgtataaaatataatatcaaaTTAGTCTACACAATGATAtctgaaaaataaaatcattccaaaaataaataaatatcattCTCA
This Manihot esculenta cultivar AM560-2 chromosome 6, M.esculenta_v8, whole genome shotgun sequence DNA region includes the following protein-coding sequences:
- the LOC110616659 gene encoding NAC domain-containing protein 100, translating into MENLSGLVKEDDQMDLPPGFRFHPTDEELISHYLYKKVLDIDFSSRAIGDVDLNKSEPWELPWKAKMGEKEWYFFCVRDRKYPTGLRTNRATEAGYWKATGKDKEIYRGKSLVGMKKTLVFYKGRAPKGEKTNWVMHEYRLEGKFSVHNLPKTAKNEWVICRVFQKSSGGKKTHISGLVRLGSFGNELGPSGLPPLMDSSPFSGKTKPFAESAYVPCFSNPIDVQRNQQQSIDCLNNNLFAVSSNPADIYPRIPLPNSFYSSQTVPFSANLQYPGSVLMQDHSILRALIENQGSNLKQSFKTEREMVSASQETGLTTDMNTEISSVISNLEMGKRGFDDQEAPSTSAGPVDLDCLWNY